From a region of the Rhinopithecus roxellana isolate Shanxi Qingling chromosome 8, ASM756505v1, whole genome shotgun sequence genome:
- the INTS3 gene encoding integrator complex subunit 3 isoform X1, with product MELQKGKGAAAAAAAASGAAGGGGGGAGAGAPGGGRLLLSTSLDAKDELEERLERCMSIVTSMTAGVSEREANDALNAYVCKGLPQHEEICLGLFTLILTEPAQAQKCYRDLALVSRDGMNIVLNKINQILMEKYLKLQDTCRTQLVWLVRELVKSGVLGADGVCMTFMKQIAGGDVTAKNIWLAESVLDILTEQREWVLKSSILIAMAVYTYLRLIVDHHGTAQLQALRQKEVDFCISLLRERFMECLMIGRDLVRLLQNVARIPEFELLWKDIIHNPQALSPQFTGILQLLQSRTSRKFLACRLTPDMETKLLFMTSRVRFGQQKRYQDWFQRQYLSTPDSQSLRCDLIRYICGVVHPSNEVLSSDILPRWAIIGWLLTTCTSNVAASNAKLALFYDWLFFSPDKDSIMNIEPAILVMHHSMKPHPAITATLLDFMCRIIPNFYPPLEGHVRQGVFSSLNHIVEKRVLAHLAPLFDNPKLDKELRAMLREKFPEFCSSPSPPVEVKIEEPVSMEMDNHMSDKDESCYDNAEAAFSDDEEDLNSKGKKREFRFHPIKETVVEEPVDITPYLDQLDESLRDKVLQLQKGSDTEAQCEVMQEIVDQVLEEDFDSEQLSVLASCLQELFKAHFRGEVLPEEITEESLEESVGKPLYLIFRNLCQMQEDNSSFSLLLDLLSELYQKQPKIGYHLLYYLRASKAAAGKMNLYESFAQATQLGDLHTCLMMDMKACQEDDVRLLCHLTPSIYTEFPDETLRSGELLNMIVAVIDSAQLQELVCHVMMGNLVMFRKDSVLNILIQSLDWETFEQYCAWQLFLAHNIPLETIIPILQHLKYKEHPEALSCLLLQLRREKPSEEMVKMVLSRPCHPDDQFTTSILRHWCMKHDELLAEHIKSLLIKNNSLPRKRQSLRSSSSKLAQLTLEQILEHLDNLRLNLTNTKQNCMPSTLGVQCRRCCPGPDYAWSQAGGRGRTLGATTHTGDKTTFGCYLISSQTSDGFSFPTLPFLPLVFSQTPILQALQHVQASCDEAHKMKFSDLFSLAEEYEDSSTKPPKSRRKAALSSPRSRKNATQPPNAEEESGSSSASEEEDTKPKPTKRKRKGSSAVGSDSD from the exons CCCTCAATGCCTAT GTGTGCAAAGGCCTCCCCCAGCATGAAGAAATCTGCCTGGGTCTGTTTACTCTCATCCTTACTGAACCTGCCCAAGCCCAGAAG TGTTACCGGGACTTGGCTCTGGTGAGTCGTGATGGCATGAATATTGTCCTGAATAAAATCAACCAGATACTCATGGAGAAGTACCTGAAGCTGCAGGATACCTGCCGTACTCAG TTGGTGTGGTTGGTACGGGAACTGGTGAAGAGTGGGGTTCTGGGAGCCGATGGTGTTTGTATGACGTTTATGAAGCAGATTGCAG GTGGAGATGTTACAGCCAAAAATATCTGGTTGGCAGAAAGTGTTCTGGATATCCTGACAGAGCAAAG GGAGTGGGTCCTGAAGAGCAGCATCCTCATTGCCATGGCTGTATACACGTACCTCCGCCTCATCGTGGACCACCATGGGACTGCCCAGCTCCAGGCCCTGCGACAGAAGGAAGTGGACTTCTGCATCTCACTGCTTCGGGAACGG TTCATGGAATGTCTGATGATTGGTCGGGATCTCGTAAGACTGCTTCAGAATGTTGCTAGGATACCAGAATTTGAACTGCTTTGGAAAGATATTATCCATAATCCTCAGGCCTTGAGTCCTCAGTTCACAG GTATCCTACAGCTTCTTCAGTCAAGAACATCCCGAAAATTCCTAGCATGTCGTCTAACCCCAGACATGGAGACTAAACTCCTCTTCATGACATCCCGG GTGCGATTTGGTCAACAAAAGCGATACCAAGATTGGTTCCAGCGCCAGTACCTGTCAACTCCAGATAGTCAGTCTCTGCGCTGTGACCTCATTCGCTACATCTGTGGGGTAGTCCACCCTTCTAATGAAGTACTGAGTTCAGATATCTTGCCCCGGTGGGCCATCATTGGTTGGCTCCTGACAACGTGCACG TCAAATGTCGCTGCCTCCAATGCCAAACTGGCTTTGTTTTACGACTGGCTGTTCTTTAGTCCAGACAAGGATAGCATTATGAACATAG AACCAGCCATCCTGGTTATGCACCACTCCATGAAGCCCCACCCAGCCATCACTGCCACACTCCTGGACTTCATGTGCCGC ATCATTCCCAACTTCTATCCACCATTGGAAGGCCACGTGCGGCAGGGTGTCTTTTCCTCTCTCAACCACATTGTGGAGAAACGAGTCTTGGC ACACCTGGCTCCCCTGTTTGACAACCCTAAGTTGGATAAGGAGCTGCGGGCAATGCTGAGGGAGAAGTTTCCTGAGTTCTGCAGCTCACCCTCCCCACCTGTGGAAG TCAAAATTGAGGAGCCAGTTTCCATGGAGATGGACAACCATATGTCGGATAAGGATGAGAGTTGCTATGACAATGCAGAGGCAGCCTTCAGTGACGATGAAGAGGATCTCAACAGCAAAG gaaagaagagagagtttCGCTTCCACCCTATCAAGGAGACAGTTGTGGAGGAGCCAGTTGATATCACCCCTTACCTTGACCAGTTGGATGAGTCCCTGAGGGACAAAGTACTCCAGCTACAGAAGGGGAG TGATACGGAGGCCCAGTGTGAGGTCATGCAGGAAATTGTGGACCAGGTCCTGGAG GAAGACTTTGACTCGGAGCAGCTGTCTGTCCTTGCTTCCTGCCTACAGGAGCTCTTCAAGGCCCACTTTCGAGGGGAGGTCTTGCCCGAGGAGATTACTGAGGA GTCCCTGGAGGAGTCTGTAGGAAAGCCTCTGTACCTAATATTTAG GAACCTATGTCAGATGCAGGAAGACAACAgcagcttctctctgcttctagACCTTCTCTCTGAGCTGTATCAGAAGCAGCCCAAGATTGGCTACCACCTGCTCTACTACCTGAGGGCCAG CAAAGCCGCCGCAGGAAAGATGAACCTGTACGAGTCATTTGCCCAGGCTACCCAGCTGGGCGATCTACACACCTGCCTGATGATGGACATGAAGGCCTGCCAGGAGGACGATGTGCGGCTCCTGTGCCACCTCACGCCCTCCATCTACACAGAG TTTCCAGATGAAACCTTGAGGAGCGGAGAGCTGCTGAACATGATCGTGGCTGTTATTGACTCTGCACAG CTCCAGGAGCTGGTCTGCCACGTGATGATGGGTAACCTGGTTATGTTTCGAAAAGACTCAGTTCTCAACATACTTA TTCAGAGCCTAGACTGGGAGACCTTTGAGCAGTATTGTGCCTGGCAGCTCTTTCTGGCCCACAATATTCCCCTGGAGACCATAATCCCCATCCTGCAGCACCTCAAATACAAGG AGCACCCAGAGGCCCTGTCCTGCCTACTGCTTCAACTCCGAAGAGAAAA GCCCAGTGAGGAGATGGTGAAGATGGTGCTGAGCCGGCCCTGCCATCCTGACGACCAGTTCACCACCAGCATCCTGCGGCACTGGTGCATGAAACATGACGAGCTGCTGGCCGAGCACATCAAGTCCCTGCTCATCAAGAACAACAGCTTGCCTCGCAAGAGACAGAG CCTGAGGAGCTCTAGCAGCAAGCTGGCCCAGCTGACTCTGGAGCAGATCCTGGAGCACTTGGACAACCTGCGGCTCAACCTGACCAACACCAAGCAGAACTGTATGCCTTCCACCCTCGGCGTCCAGTGTAGACGGTGCTGCCCTGGCCCAGACTATGCCTGGAgccaggctgggggcaggggcaggacaCTCGGGGCCACAACCCACACTGGGGATAAAACAACCTTTGGGTGCTATTTAATAAGCTCCCAGACATCTGATGGTTTTTCCTTCCCtactctcccttttcttcctctagTTTTTAGCCAGACCCCAATTCTCCAGGCGCTGCAGCATGTCCAGGCGAGCTGTGACGAAGCCCACAAGATGAA GTTCAGTGATCTCTTCTCCCTGGCGGAGGAATATGAGGACTCTTCCACCAAGCCACCCAAGAGCCGGCGAAAAGCAGCTCTGTCCAGCCCTCGAAGTCGTAAGAATGCCACACAGCCCCCCAATGCTGAAGAAGAGTCAGGCTCCAGCAGTGCTTCG GAGGAGGAAGACACGAAACCGAAGCCTACCAAGCGGAAACGAAAAGGGTCCTCTGCAGTGGGCTCTGACAGTGACTGA
- the INTS3 gene encoding integrator complex subunit 3 isoform X2 encodes MELQKGKGAAAAAAAASGAAGGGGGGAGAGAPGGGRLLLSTSLDAKDELEERLERCMSIVTSMTAGVSEREANDALNAYVCKGLPQHEEICLGLFTLILTEPAQAQKCYRDLALVSRDGMNIVLNKINQILMEKYLKLQDTCRTQLVWLVRELVKSGVLGADGVCMTFMKQIAGGDVTAKNIWLAESVLDILTEQREWVLKSSILIAMAVYTYLRLIVDHHGTAQLQALRQKEVDFCISLLRERFMECLMIGRDLVRLLQNVARIPEFELLWKDIIHNPQALSPQFTGILQLLQSRTSRKFLACRLTPDMETKLLFMTSRVRFGQQKRYQDWFQRQYLSTPDSQSLRCDLIRYICGVVHPSNEVLSSDILPRWAIIGWLLTTCTSNVAASNAKLALFYDWLFFSPDKDSIMNIEPAILVMHHSMKPHPAITATLLDFMCRIIPNFYPPLEGHVRQGVFSSLNHIVEKRVLAHLAPLFDNPKLDKELRAMLREKFPEFCSSPSPPVEVKIEEPVSMEMDNHMSDKDESCYDNAEAAFSDDEEDLNSKGKKREFRFHPIKETVVEEPVDITPYLDQLDESLRDKVLQLQKGSDTEAQCEVMQEIVDQVLEEDFDSEQLSVLASCLQELFKAHFRGEVLPEEITEESLEESVGKPLYLIFRNLCQMQEDNSSFSLLLDLLSELYQKQPKIGYHLLYYLRASKAAAGKMNLYESFAQATQLGDLHTCLMMDMKACQEDDVRLLCHLTPSIYTEFPDETLRSGELLNMIVAVIDSAQLQELVCHVMMGNLVMFRKDSVLNILIQSLDWETFEQYCAWQLFLAHNIPLETIIPILQHLKYKEHPEALSCLLLQLRREKPSEEMVKMVLSRPCHPDDQFTTSILRHWCMKHDELLAEHIKSLLIKNNSLPRKRQSLRSSSSKLAQLTLEQILEHLDNLRLNLTNTKQNFFSQTPILQALQHVQASCDEAHKMKFSDLFSLAEEYEDSSTKPPKSRRKAALSSPRSRKNATQPPNAEEESGSSSASEEEDTKPKPTKRKRKGSSAVGSDSD; translated from the exons CCCTCAATGCCTAT GTGTGCAAAGGCCTCCCCCAGCATGAAGAAATCTGCCTGGGTCTGTTTACTCTCATCCTTACTGAACCTGCCCAAGCCCAGAAG TGTTACCGGGACTTGGCTCTGGTGAGTCGTGATGGCATGAATATTGTCCTGAATAAAATCAACCAGATACTCATGGAGAAGTACCTGAAGCTGCAGGATACCTGCCGTACTCAG TTGGTGTGGTTGGTACGGGAACTGGTGAAGAGTGGGGTTCTGGGAGCCGATGGTGTTTGTATGACGTTTATGAAGCAGATTGCAG GTGGAGATGTTACAGCCAAAAATATCTGGTTGGCAGAAAGTGTTCTGGATATCCTGACAGAGCAAAG GGAGTGGGTCCTGAAGAGCAGCATCCTCATTGCCATGGCTGTATACACGTACCTCCGCCTCATCGTGGACCACCATGGGACTGCCCAGCTCCAGGCCCTGCGACAGAAGGAAGTGGACTTCTGCATCTCACTGCTTCGGGAACGG TTCATGGAATGTCTGATGATTGGTCGGGATCTCGTAAGACTGCTTCAGAATGTTGCTAGGATACCAGAATTTGAACTGCTTTGGAAAGATATTATCCATAATCCTCAGGCCTTGAGTCCTCAGTTCACAG GTATCCTACAGCTTCTTCAGTCAAGAACATCCCGAAAATTCCTAGCATGTCGTCTAACCCCAGACATGGAGACTAAACTCCTCTTCATGACATCCCGG GTGCGATTTGGTCAACAAAAGCGATACCAAGATTGGTTCCAGCGCCAGTACCTGTCAACTCCAGATAGTCAGTCTCTGCGCTGTGACCTCATTCGCTACATCTGTGGGGTAGTCCACCCTTCTAATGAAGTACTGAGTTCAGATATCTTGCCCCGGTGGGCCATCATTGGTTGGCTCCTGACAACGTGCACG TCAAATGTCGCTGCCTCCAATGCCAAACTGGCTTTGTTTTACGACTGGCTGTTCTTTAGTCCAGACAAGGATAGCATTATGAACATAG AACCAGCCATCCTGGTTATGCACCACTCCATGAAGCCCCACCCAGCCATCACTGCCACACTCCTGGACTTCATGTGCCGC ATCATTCCCAACTTCTATCCACCATTGGAAGGCCACGTGCGGCAGGGTGTCTTTTCCTCTCTCAACCACATTGTGGAGAAACGAGTCTTGGC ACACCTGGCTCCCCTGTTTGACAACCCTAAGTTGGATAAGGAGCTGCGGGCAATGCTGAGGGAGAAGTTTCCTGAGTTCTGCAGCTCACCCTCCCCACCTGTGGAAG TCAAAATTGAGGAGCCAGTTTCCATGGAGATGGACAACCATATGTCGGATAAGGATGAGAGTTGCTATGACAATGCAGAGGCAGCCTTCAGTGACGATGAAGAGGATCTCAACAGCAAAG gaaagaagagagagtttCGCTTCCACCCTATCAAGGAGACAGTTGTGGAGGAGCCAGTTGATATCACCCCTTACCTTGACCAGTTGGATGAGTCCCTGAGGGACAAAGTACTCCAGCTACAGAAGGGGAG TGATACGGAGGCCCAGTGTGAGGTCATGCAGGAAATTGTGGACCAGGTCCTGGAG GAAGACTTTGACTCGGAGCAGCTGTCTGTCCTTGCTTCCTGCCTACAGGAGCTCTTCAAGGCCCACTTTCGAGGGGAGGTCTTGCCCGAGGAGATTACTGAGGA GTCCCTGGAGGAGTCTGTAGGAAAGCCTCTGTACCTAATATTTAG GAACCTATGTCAGATGCAGGAAGACAACAgcagcttctctctgcttctagACCTTCTCTCTGAGCTGTATCAGAAGCAGCCCAAGATTGGCTACCACCTGCTCTACTACCTGAGGGCCAG CAAAGCCGCCGCAGGAAAGATGAACCTGTACGAGTCATTTGCCCAGGCTACCCAGCTGGGCGATCTACACACCTGCCTGATGATGGACATGAAGGCCTGCCAGGAGGACGATGTGCGGCTCCTGTGCCACCTCACGCCCTCCATCTACACAGAG TTTCCAGATGAAACCTTGAGGAGCGGAGAGCTGCTGAACATGATCGTGGCTGTTATTGACTCTGCACAG CTCCAGGAGCTGGTCTGCCACGTGATGATGGGTAACCTGGTTATGTTTCGAAAAGACTCAGTTCTCAACATACTTA TTCAGAGCCTAGACTGGGAGACCTTTGAGCAGTATTGTGCCTGGCAGCTCTTTCTGGCCCACAATATTCCCCTGGAGACCATAATCCCCATCCTGCAGCACCTCAAATACAAGG AGCACCCAGAGGCCCTGTCCTGCCTACTGCTTCAACTCCGAAGAGAAAA GCCCAGTGAGGAGATGGTGAAGATGGTGCTGAGCCGGCCCTGCCATCCTGACGACCAGTTCACCACCAGCATCCTGCGGCACTGGTGCATGAAACATGACGAGCTGCTGGCCGAGCACATCAAGTCCCTGCTCATCAAGAACAACAGCTTGCCTCGCAAGAGACAGAG CCTGAGGAGCTCTAGCAGCAAGCTGGCCCAGCTGACTCTGGAGCAGATCCTGGAGCACTTGGACAACCTGCGGCTCAACCTGACCAACACCAAGCAGAACT TTTTTAGCCAGACCCCAATTCTCCAGGCGCTGCAGCATGTCCAGGCGAGCTGTGACGAAGCCCACAAGATGAA GTTCAGTGATCTCTTCTCCCTGGCGGAGGAATATGAGGACTCTTCCACCAAGCCACCCAAGAGCCGGCGAAAAGCAGCTCTGTCCAGCCCTCGAAGTCGTAAGAATGCCACACAGCCCCCCAATGCTGAAGAAGAGTCAGGCTCCAGCAGTGCTTCG GAGGAGGAAGACACGAAACCGAAGCCTACCAAGCGGAAACGAAAAGGGTCCTCTGCAGTGGGCTCTGACAGTGACTGA